One stretch of Callospermophilus lateralis isolate mCalLat2 chromosome 11, mCalLat2.hap1, whole genome shotgun sequence DNA includes these proteins:
- the Higd1b gene encoding HIG1 domain family member 1B — translation MSTNKGWWVPPEGEDSVSEKFLRKTRDSPLVPIGLGGCLLVAAYRIYRLKARGSTKMSIHLIHTRVAAQACAVGAIMLGAVYTMYRDYKRTAQDTGEK, via the exons ATGTCTACTAACAAAGGCTGGTGGGTGCCACCTGAGGGCGAGGACAGCGTGTCTGAGAAGTTCCTAAGGAAGACCAGGGACTCTCCATTGGTACCCATAG GCTTGGGAGGCTGCCTGCTGGTGGCAGCATACAGAATTTATCGGCTGAAAGCTCGTGGTTCCACCAAGATGTCCATACATCTGATTCACACCCGAGTGGCAGCACAGGCCTGTGCTGTGGGTGCAATCATGCTAG GTGCTGTGTACACGATGTACAGAGATTACAAGAGGACGGCACAGGACACTGGGGAGAAGTAG